From a single Triplophysa rosa linkage group LG1, Trosa_1v2, whole genome shotgun sequence genomic region:
- the zgc:194312 gene encoding odorant receptor 131-2, whose product MMSNYSDGVDDPHIGVRVWASAGSFIILSFFNLIINWTIVREERLRSHARFVLVFHLLFSALMYFSVCFVFYLQLYVKAATTASVCMVLIRILITSGSNIILTITAMALDRYFAICYPLQYGKVCFKSWPWLVGILSWGLASIIPLSLALKKGNTTVGHSTCGRKKLQAGQMHKIVLISICTVLIVYSYVRILYEGRRSGVLNRRNRAACRTIAVHGTQLAVYIVPNFVLFLLHILNSQKILESSTKELFAVISFVFFSLAQCIAPIVYGLRKEELLEHLSHRFPCLSGRLKRVLEWTVNITNPKRCRQQRERRMTSETLLSREISQTTV is encoded by the exons ATGATGTCAAATTATTCAGATGGAGTTGACGATCCCCACATCGGCGTGCGTGTGTGGGCATCTGCAGGTTCCTTcatcattttgtctttttttaatctgattaTTAATTGGACTATAGTGCGCGAGGAGCGCCTCCGGAGCCACGCGCGCTTCGTCCTGGTGTTCCACCTGTTGTTCTCTGCACTGATGTACTTTTCAGTATGTTTCGTTTTCTACTTACAATTATATGTGAAAGCTGCAACCACCGCATCCGTCTGCATGGTGCTAATACGAATTCTGATTACAAGCGGGTCCAATATCATCCTCACCATAACGGCCATGGCGCTTGACCGTTATTTTGCCATATGCTACCCGCTCCAGTACGGCAAAGTTTGTTTCAAATCATGGCCATGGCTTGTTGGCATCCTATCGTGGGGACTCGCTTCAATTATTCCTCTCAGCCTTGCTCTCAAGAAAGGTAATACCACAGTGGGCCATAGTACATGTGGAAGGAAAAAGTTGCAAGCAGGACAGATGCACAAAATCGTTTTAATATCGATTTGTACTGTGCTCATCGTGTACAGCTATGTGCGGATCTTGTATGAAGGGCGACGTTCGGGCGTGCTCAATCGGCGCAACCGAGCAGCTTGCAGGACTATTGCTGTACATGGCACGCAGCTCGCTGTTTACATTGTGCCAAATTTCGTACTCTTTTTGCTACATATTCTTAACAGCCAAAAAATACTTGAAAGTTCTACTAAAGAGCTTTTTGCCGTCATAAGTTTTGTCTTCTTCAGTTTGGCGCAATGCATTGCGCCGATAGTGTATGGACTTCGTAAAGAGGAACTCTTAGAGCACCTTAGTCATCGCTTTCCGTGCTTGTCTGGTCGACTGAAGCGAGTTTTGGAGTGGACTGTCAACATCACCAATCCCAAACGGTGCCGCCAGCAAAG GGAACGCAGAATGACTTCAGAGACTTTGTTATCCAGGGAGATCTCGCAGACTACTGTGTGA